The Corynebacterium sphenisci DSM 44792 genome includes the window CCGGGTGAACCCCGGCGGCATCCCCGGCGGCGAGAAGGGCTACTTCGACCTGCTCACCCGGCTCTCCGAGGCCGGGCTGGTCGGCATGTCCACCCCCGAGGAGATGATGGCCTACGGGGCCAAGGACGCGCTGGTGAAGCTCAAGGACACCGACCTGGTGCCCACCGACACCGCCGCCTACTACGACGTCGCCTCCTTCCACGACACCTTCCCGACCTCGGTGTCCTACGGGGAGCGGGTGCTCAAGCAGAACCGCGGCTCCACCGGCGAGGGCATCTGGCGGGTGCAGCTGGCGGACAAGGAGCTCGCCGCCTCCGTCGAGCCCGGCACCGCGCTGCCCCTGGACACCAAGCTCAAGTGCACCGAGGCGGTGGACAACCACACCGAGATCCGCGAGCTCGGCGAGTTCATGGACTTCTGCGACCAGTACATCATCGGCGACAACGGGATGCTGGTGGACATGCGCTTCATGCCGCGCATCGTCGAGGGCGAGATCCGCATCCTGCTCGTCGGGCCCACCCCGGTGTTCGTGGTGCACAAGAAGCCGGCCGCCGGCGGGGACAACTTCTCCGCCACCCTGTTCTCCGGGGCGAAGTACTCCTACGACAAGCCGGAGGACTGGCAGGAGCTGGTGGACATCTTCGCCGACGCCCGCCCGGTGATCGCGGAGAAGCTCGGCGGGGACGACATCCCGCTCATCTGGACCGCCGACTTCATGCTCGACGACGGCCCGGACGGCAAGGACACCTACGTCCTCGGCGAGATCAACTGCTCCTGCGTCGGCTTCACCTCGGAGCTGGACATGGGCATCCAGGAGCAGGTCGCCAAGGAGGCCATCTCCCGCGTGGAGGCCCGGGTCGGCTGACCCCGCCGAGGCCGCGCCCCTCGGCGCGGACCGGCCCACCCCCGCCGGGGCCGCGCCCGCGGCCCCGGCGGGGGTGCGCCGCATCCGGCGGCCGGGCGGTGTTCCGCCGCGCCGCCCGCCCCGACTAGGCTCAACACCCATGTCCGGCACCCCGGCCCCCGAACGCCCCCGCCGCATCGGCGTGATGGGCGGCACCTTCGACCCCATCCACCACGGCCACCTGGTGGCCGCCAGCGAGGTCGCCGATCTCTTCGACCTCGACCAGGTGGTGTTCGTGCCCACCGGGGAGCCCTGGCAGAAGCGCGGCCGCAGGGTCACGCACAGCGAGGACCGCTATCTGATGACGGTCATCGCCACCGCCGCCAACCCGCGGTTCACCGTCTCCCGGGTGGACATCGACCGGGCCGGGCCCACCTACACCGTGGACACCCTGCACGATCTGCGGGTGCAGTACGGCCCGGAGGTGGAGTTCTTCTTCATCACCGGCGCGGACGCGCTGCGCCGCATCGTCACCTGGCGGGACTGGGAGGAGATGTTCGACCAGGCCACCTTCGTGGGCGTGAACCGGCCCGGGTTCGTCCTCGCCGAGGACGATCTGCCGGACGTGGACCGCTCCCGGCTGCACCTGGTGGAGATCCCGGCGATGGCCATCTCCTCCACCGACTGCCGGCGCCGCGCCGCCGCCGGCCGGCCGGTGTGGTACCTGGTGCCCGACGGGGTGGTGCAGTACATCGCCAAGCGCGGGCTGTACCAGGGCGTCGCCCCCTATCCGCCCCGGGATTGACCCGGCGGGGGCGGGTATCCGAAGATCGGGGGTGGCGGTCGCCGGGGCGCGCCCCGGTCGCCGGCCGCCGACGCGCGCCCGCGGCATCCGCCGGGGCACCCCGACCCAGGAGCTGAAGCAACCATCGTGACCGACACCCGCACCCCGGCCGAATTGGCCGCCATCGCCGCGAAAGCCGCCGACCGGATGAAGGGCGAGGACATCCAGGTCCTCGACGTCTCCGGACCGCTGGTCATCACCGACGCCTTCGTGCTGGTCAGCGCCGACAACGAGCGGCTGGTCGCCGCGATCGTGGACGAGGTCGAGGATGACCTGCGTGCCGCCGGCGCGCGCCCCGTGCGCCGGGAGGGCGTCCGGGAGGGCCGCTGGGCGCTGCTGGACTACGGCATGGTGGTGGTGCACGTGTTCCGCCATGAGGAGCGCGAGTTCTACGGCCTGGACCGGCTCTGGGGGGACTGCCCCCGGATCGAGGTCGAGGGCGTCGCCCAGCGCAGCCCCGCCGAGGCCGCCGGCGCCGCCACCCCCGCCGGGGCGGACGGGGCCCGCGAGGCCGCCTCCATCGAGGACCTGCCGCTGGCCGCGCCCGCCCCCGACGCCGGGGAGCTCTAGGCCATGGCCGCCGCAGCCGCCCCCGCCGGGGGAGCCGAGCCGGCCGCCGGCGCGGGCTGGGACGCCGGGGGCTCGCCCACCACCGTCGCCCCCCGCCGGCTGCTGCTGCTGCGGCACGGCCAGACCACCTACAACGCCACCCGCCGGATGCAGGGCCAGCTGGACACCACCCTGTCCGCGGCGGGCCGCCGGCAGGCCGCCGCGGTCGGCGCGCATTTCGGCCGCGCCAACCCGGACATCACCCGGATCCTCTCCTCGGATCTCTCCCGGGCCCGGGACACCGCCGAGGCGGTGGGCGCCGCCGTGGGCGTGCCCGTGGAACCCGATGCGCGGCTCCGGGAGACCCGGCTGGGGGTGTGGCAGGGCCGCACCCACGCCGAAATCGACGCCGATTACCCCGGCCTGCGCGCCCGCTGGCGCCATGACCCCACCTGGGCCCCGCCCGGCGGGGAGACCCGGGTGGAGGTCGCCGCCCGGATGCGCGCGGTGGTCGACGAGCTGCTCGCCGGCTACCCGGACTGGCCGGGCAACGCGGTGCTGCTGGTCGCCCACGGCGGGGCGATCGCGGCGCTGACCGCCTCGCTCACCGATGTGCCGGTCAGCCACTACACCATGTTCAACGGGATGCGGAACACCGCCTGGGTGGAGTTCACCGGCAAACCCCGCCCGGACGGGGAGCTCGGCTGGTACCTCGGCGCCTTCAACGCCCAGGTCACCGGCGGGGAGGAGCCCTGATGGCGGCGCGGGTGCAGGTGGTCGTCGACGACTCCGCCTGCCTGCCCCGGGAGCTCGCCGCCGCGCACGGGATCACGGTGCTGCCGCTGCCGGTGGACTTCGACGACGGGGAGCCGCGCACCAGCGCCATCCAGCCGCTGCCGCTGTGCGCCGCCTACGCCCGCGCCCAGGAGCGCGGCGGCGACGCCGGGGTGGTCGCGCTGCACCTGGGCTCGGCGCTGTCGTCCACCCTCGCCAATGCGCGCACCGCCGCCGAGGCGGTGGGGGGCGTCGAGGTCATCGACACCGCCCAGGTCGGCGCCGGGATCGGGGTGGCCGCGGTGGCCGCCGCCCGCGCCGCCGCAGGGGGCGGGGACCTCGCGGCGGTGGCCGCCGTCGCCCGGGAGACCCTGGCCCGGACCCGGCTGTGGGGGCATGTGCCCCGGCTGGAGGCGATGCGCCGGGGCGGGCGGATCTCCGCCGGGCAGGCGGTGCTGTCCACCGCCCTGGCGATGAAGCCGCTGATCGGGCTGGAGGGGGGCCAGCTGAAGGTGGCGGCGAAATGCCGCACCGAGGCGAAGCTGCTGGAGACCCTGGTGGGCCGCTGCGTGGACACCGCCGGCGGGGGAGCGGCCGACTGCGTCATCCAGACCGCCGGGGACTCCCCGATGGCCGGGGAGCTCGCCGGGGCGCTGGAGGAGCGGATGCCCGCCGGGTCCACGGTGCGCCGCGTGGAGCTGCCCCCGGCGCTCATCGCGCACACCGGGCCCCGGGCCTGCTTCGTCACCGTGGTGTGCTGCTCCGGGGTCGCCGACCCGGTCGCCGCCGACGCCGGGGCCGACGCCGGGGCCGACGCCGGGGCCGCGGTCGATGACGCCGGGCAGGACGGCGGGGCCGCCGCGGCGGGGGAGCCGGCCGCGGACTGGGAGGAGGCCCCCGCGGCCGGCGGGGACGGCGATGACGCCGCCGCGGACCCGGCCGCGCAGACCGGGGACGGCCCCCTGGTGACCACCGTGGACGGCGCCCTGCCCACCTGGTCGCGCAACCGCCGCGCCGCCAAGGAGCGCGCCGACGCCCTGGCCCGGGCGATCGCGGAACTGGCCCGCCGGGACCGCTCCGACCCGGAGGCCGCGCGCTGGGGCGCCCAGGCCAAGTGGGAGGCCGCCGAGGCCGACCGCGACGCCGGCGACACGCGCCCCGCCGACCCGGGCCGGACGCCGCCCGGGGCGGACGCCGGCGAGGCCACCGGCGGCGACGCCCGGTAATCCACCGTCCGGGGACGCTCCACACCGGGGCCCGCCCCGGGCGGCGGGCGCCATCGCGGGCCCGCGCCCGGCCCTAGCCTGCGGGGCGTGGACAGGCTGCGGGGGCGACTCGGGGACCTGCTCGCGCCGATCCCGGCCGAGCAGGCGATGCCGGTGGACTTCCGCGCCCGCCGCTGGGCGCCCTCGCGCCGGGCGATCGGGGCCGTCGCCGCCGCCGCGGCGCTGACCCTCCTCGCCCTGGCCGCCTGGTGGGCGCGCACCCCCACCGCCGCGCTGCCCGACCCCGCCCCCGCCCCGCCGGTGGCGGTCACCGGGGCCACCCCGGGGGCCGGGGAGCCCACCGAAACCCCGGCCGCCGCACCCGCGGAGCTGGTCGTCGCCGTGGTGGGCC containing:
- a CDS encoding Cj0069 family protein, yielding MKKNIVIFEIEGGSDKYIDGHRRDTMPIARAIQDAGWGAEVLYYRPEWTEDLFEYVSANADAYISRVNPGGIPGGEKGYFDLLTRLSEAGLVGMSTPEEMMAYGAKDALVKLKDTDLVPTDTAAYYDVASFHDTFPTSVSYGERVLKQNRGSTGEGIWRVQLADKELAASVEPGTALPLDTKLKCTEAVDNHTEIRELGEFMDFCDQYIIGDNGMLVDMRFMPRIVEGEIRILLVGPTPVFVVHKKPAAGGDNFSATLFSGAKYSYDKPEDWQELVDIFADARPVIAEKLGGDDIPLIWTADFMLDDGPDGKDTYVLGEINCSCVGFTSELDMGIQEQVAKEAISRVEARVG
- the nadD gene encoding nicotinate-nucleotide adenylyltransferase; this translates as MSGTPAPERPRRIGVMGGTFDPIHHGHLVAASEVADLFDLDQVVFVPTGEPWQKRGRRVTHSEDRYLMTVIATAANPRFTVSRVDIDRAGPTYTVDTLHDLRVQYGPEVEFFFITGADALRRIVTWRDWEEMFDQATFVGVNRPGFVLAEDDLPDVDRSRLHLVEIPAMAISSTDCRRRAAAGRPVWYLVPDGVVQYIAKRGLYQGVAPYPPRD
- the rsfS gene encoding ribosome silencing factor; the protein is MKGEDIQVLDVSGPLVITDAFVLVSADNERLVAAIVDEVEDDLRAAGARPVRREGVREGRWALLDYGMVVVHVFRHEEREFYGLDRLWGDCPRIEVEGVAQRSPAEAAGAATPAGADGAREAASIEDLPLAAPAPDAGEL
- a CDS encoding histidine phosphatase family protein, whose amino-acid sequence is MAAAAAPAGGAEPAAGAGWDAGGSPTTVAPRRLLLLRHGQTTYNATRRMQGQLDTTLSAAGRRQAAAVGAHFGRANPDITRILSSDLSRARDTAEAVGAAVGVPVEPDARLRETRLGVWQGRTHAEIDADYPGLRARWRHDPTWAPPGGETRVEVAARMRAVVDELLAGYPDWPGNAVLLVAHGGAIAALTASLTDVPVSHYTMFNGMRNTAWVEFTGKPRPDGELGWYLGAFNAQVTGGEEP
- a CDS encoding DegV family protein, which encodes MAARVQVVVDDSACLPRELAAAHGITVLPLPVDFDDGEPRTSAIQPLPLCAAYARAQERGGDAGVVALHLGSALSSTLANARTAAEAVGGVEVIDTAQVGAGIGVAAVAAARAAAGGGDLAAVAAVARETLARTRLWGHVPRLEAMRRGGRISAGQAVLSTALAMKPLIGLEGGQLKVAAKCRTEAKLLETLVGRCVDTAGGGAADCVIQTAGDSPMAGELAGALEERMPAGSTVRRVELPPALIAHTGPRACFVTVVCCSGVADPVAADAGADAGADAGAAVDDAGQDGGAAAAGEPAADWEEAPAAGGDGDDAAADPAAQTGDGPLVTTVDGALPTWSRNRRAAKERADALARAIAELARRDRSDPEAARWGAQAKWEAAEADRDAGDTRPADPGRTPPGADAGEATGGDAR